From the genome of Papaver somniferum cultivar HN1 chromosome 2, ASM357369v1, whole genome shotgun sequence, one region includes:
- the LOC113350156 gene encoding elongation factor Tu, mitochondrial-like, whose translation MASVVLRNPNSKRLASFYKCRGALLSNHFSISESHSGNQDLASDVSPWWRSMATFTRTKPHVNVGTIGHVDHGKTTLTAAITRVLSEEGKAKAIAFDEIDKAPEEKKRGITIATAHVEYETAKRHYAHVDCPGHADYVKNMITGAAQMDGGILVVSAPDGPMPQTKEHILLARQVGVPSLVCFMNKVDVVDDPELLDLVEMELRELLSFYKFPGDDIPIIRGSALCALQGTNEELGKKAILKLMDAVDEYIPDPVRQLDKPFLMPVEDVFSIQGRGTVVTGRIEQGMIKTGEDVEILGLMQGGPLKSTVTGVEMFKKILDHGEAGDNVGLLLRGLKRDDVQRGQVISKPGALKTYKRFEAEIYVLTKDEGGRHTAFFSNYRPQFYLRTADVTGKVELPEDVKMVMPGDNVTATFELISAVPLESGQRFALREGGRTVGAGVVSKVIS comes from the exons ATGGCTTCAGTTGTTCTTAGAAATCCTAATTCCAAACGTTTGGCTTCATTTTATAAATGTAGAGGAGCTCTATTAAGCAATCATTTCTCCATCTCTGAATCACACTCTGGAAATCAAGATTTAGCCTCAGATGTCTCTCCATGGTGGAGATCAATGGCTACATTTACACGGAC GAAACCTCACGTAAATGTTGGGACCATTGGACATGTTGATCATGGAAAAACCACATTAACTGCTGCAATTACAAGG GTTCTTTCAGAAGAAGGCAAAGCGAAGGCTATTGCTTTTGATGAGATTGACAAGGCTCCAGAGGAGAAAAAGAGAGGAATTACTATTGCAACG GCACATGTGGAATATGAGACCGCTAAGAGGCATTATGCGCATGTCGATTGCCCAGGACATGCTGACTACGTGAAA AACATGATTACTGGAGCAGCCCAAATGGATGGAGGCATTCTTGTCGTATCAGCTCCTGATGGGCCCATGCCGCAGACCAAGGAACATATTTTATTGGCACGTCAG GTTGGTGTGCCTTCACTTGTCTGCtttatgaataaggttgatgttgttgatgatccAGAGTTACTGGACCTTGTGGAGATGGAACTGCGTG AACTTCTTAGCTTCTACAAGTTTCCTGGAGATGACATTCCAATTATTAGGGGTTCAGCTTTGTGTGCCTTACAGGGGACAAATGAGGAGTTAGGGAAAAAGGCCATTCTTAAGTTGATGGATGCGGTAGATGAATACATTCCCGACCCTGTACGTCAGCTTGACAAACCATTTTTGATGCCGGTTGAAGATGTTTTCTCAATACAG GGACGTGGAACTGTTGTTACTGGTCGCATTGAGCAAGGAATGATAAAAACTGGAGAAGACGTTGAGATTTTGGGATTAATGCAG GGTGGTCCTTTGAAGAGTACCGTGACTGGTGTAGAAATGTTCAAGAAGATCTTAGATCATGGGGAA GCTGGAGATAATGTGGGCCTTCTGTTACGTGGTTTAAAGCGTGATGATGTCCAACGAGGACAA GTAATCTCAAAACCTGGTGCTCTGAAAACATATAAAAGATTCGAGGCAGAAATCTACGTCCTCACAAAGGATGAAGGTGGACGCCATACAGCTTTTTTCTCAAACTACAGGCCTCAGTTTTATCTGAGAACTGCTGATGTCACTGGGAAGGTCGAACTGCCTGAGGATGTCAAGATGGTTATGCCCGGTGATAACGTCACAGCAACTTTTGAGCTGATATCAGCCGTTCCACTTGAATCAG GTCAAAGATTTGCCTTGAGAGAGGGAGGCAGGACAGTGGGTGCAGGAGTAGTTTCAAAGGTTATCAGCTAA